The DNA region GGAATTATTTGGTGGTGGTGGCTTCAGGTGGGGGAGGTCCCTCAGATGAGCGACTctgggtggcagagctgggagggaGTGTTTGAGTGCAAATACAGTCATATGCACACAGAGATGCATATGTGTGCAGTTGTGTGTCTGCAGACACCCCCATCACATACACATGCTCACACAGACTCCCGCTCAAGTAAGCAAGctcacagacacatgcacacgtATACCTAGGAGTGTagcacaagggaagcccagtggCCTGCAGGCCAAAGGTGAGTACACACAGAAGTGTACACACATCCTCCAAGTGTCACATATACACACAGGTGTTCCCTTTTTCTATAGGGGCAGATAAGTGGGCAGGGATGTGACCTGGGGGTTGCAGGGGGCATAGGCCCAGGGTAAGCATTCCCATCGTGGACGGGAAGTGGGTGCGTGCTCCATCAGCCTAGAGTCTACGGAGAAGTGAGCTGAGGGGGATGTGACCAGGGGAACCAGCTAGGTTGGCCGGCCACCCTGAGGTCACATTACTCAAGAACTGAGCTGGACttgtgggggtgtggggaggggcatcTCTGGACACTGACTTTCTGGCTTTCAGTAGCCTGGGGAGCCTGGGCTCTGACTCCAGGCCCTGAAACTTTTGTGTTTACCCTTCCCCATTCTCTCACCACTTGGTCTCTCCCGCCCAAGCCTCCTCGGGGAAGCCTTCCTTGAATGAGCCCGTCTTCGAAGGACTCTGATTGCTGTCTCTCATTGTTCTTAAGAGTGTCTGCCTAAATCCGGGGGGCTGGGGGGTTTATGCCATTGCACGCCCGGGACCCGGCTCGGCTCGGAACGGTTCCTGCTAGAACTGAGAGCCTGaccggggtggggtgggtggcgCGGAGGGCGGAAGCTCGGTCCCAGCAGCGGCCAGGCCGGCAGAGAAAGGTGGCCCGCGGCCAGCCCCGCCCCTACCTGTGTAAGCCGATCCCTCGGTGCCCAGCGGATAAAAGGGGCTGTGTCTCGGAAGGTCAGAGAGTTCGCGCTCGTCCTCAGTTAGATTCACTGCGATCCAGCCACCATGTCCATCCAGTTCAGCTCCCAGGTCTTCAGCTCGCGGTCCGCCTCCTTACCCGGGCGCGGCGCGCAGGTGCGCCTGAGCCCGGGCCGCCCCGTGGGCTTCAGCAGCAGCAGCCTCTTGGGCCTGGGCGTCTCGCGGCCGCGTGGGGCTCTGCACTCCGCCTATGGGGGCCCGGTGGGCGCCGGCATCCGCGAGGTCACGATCAATCAGAGCCTGCTGGCCCCGCTGCGGGTGGACATCGACCCTTCCATCCAGCAGCTGCGCCAGGAGGAGCGCGAGCAGATCAAGGCCCTCAACAACAAGTTCGCTTCCTTCATCGACAAGGTGAGCCCGGCACAGACCCTGCCTGGATCCACACCCCAGGCCACCTCTGCTGCCCTAACCTTGCCAGTACAGGCTAGGAACTGGGACCCCTGGTGCCATTCCCTTTTTGCCAGTATGGGGCTGCTCCACCCACTCTGTCGCTGTGTCCACTTCTGTCTCCAACTCGCTCTCCTCCAGTAAGCTGCCCCAGTCCCCCCTCCATTTCTTCCCAGAAGATGTGCCTGggtgctggctggctggctgtgaATCTGTGTGGGTCCTTGGGGCCATTTTTTGTCACCAGTATCAGGCTGGAAGCTCCAGAGCACAGGGCCAGCTGCAGGTCATTTTCCCTGAGAGCAGGGCTGTGTGGAGTCAGGGATGGGGAGACACGCCCTTCTCAGCCGATGAGTCCCTGACATCCCTCCGATGCTGCCGAGACTGAGGCAGATGCTGGAAATAAAGGGCTGGAGAAGGGAGGCTCCAGGTCACACCTCTCCGGCATGTCTTGTCCTTGAGCCTCATCTTGGTGGTAGCTGGTGAGATTAAACCTGCTCTTGGAGATGGCCCAATGGGGGACAGGAAGGGGACACTGAGAGACCCTGGGGAAGGGCCATTTGGGAGGTGCTTTTCCTGGCTGTTTGCACCTGCCCCACACTGGTCCCGCTGGTAGACAGATGTGACTGATGGGTGTGGGAGGACTGGGGGCAAAGTGGGGCTGGACCCAGGCACTTAAAGCTGGCCCCGTTGTGCCCCTCCTGCCAGGACCCCTTCAAGTGGCTTAGCCTAGGCTTTCCTTCTCCTGCCTTTCCCTCTTCTCCTGACCTCACCTATCCTCCAGGTCTCCAACCTTCCCAGGGTGCCCTGACCCCCGTGGGTGGGTGCCCCACCTTTCCTGCTGGTGAGCTGCACTGTTTTACCATCTGCAGCCCTCAGGTTCTCTGCCCCGAATTCCTGGTTTCTCTTGCCTCCCACCCTCAGTCACACTGGGGTTCTGGAAGGGCCTTTTTGGGCCCCAGGGTTGGGCAAATGGTTGGCCACGTAGTAAGTGCCCATTTTACATTGGATTGATGGTAGAGCCCTGTCTTGAGAACTTGttggaggaaaggggaggagagagggacaCAGAAGAAGGTGGACATGAGGCCCCATCAGCCCCAGGACATAGGGATATGAGCGGGGCAGCCCTGCTGAGGAGATAGAGAAGGTCACTTGTAATGCAGTGAGGGGACAAAGGAGGGAGGAGACGctaagcactttttttttgagaaacaagCACCAGGGATATATCAGTAAGTAAGGCAGACCTGGTCCTTTGCTCATACTCTAGGACCCCTAAGACAGAAAATCCTGGAGGAGAGGGTTATTCCGAATGATCTGcctgaaggagaagggagagagctgGGAGCCAAGGTCTGGGGAACAGCCAGTGGGAACCCGGGCCCTCCTGGGTGTCTAGAGGCCACCTCCATCTCTGCTGTAGGGGATACCGTTGAGGCGCCTTGTGAGTCTTCTCCTTTATCTCCTTTCTAGGTGCGGTTCCTGGAGCAGCAGAACAAGCTGCTGGAGACCAAGTGGGCGCTGCTGCAGGAGCAGAAGTTGGCTAAGAGCAGCCACCTCCCGAGTATCTTTGAGGCTCACATCTCTGGCCTGCGGCGGCAGCTGGACACCCTGCAGGCGGACGGGGGCCGCTTGGAGGCGGAGCTGCGGACTATGCAGGATGTGGTGGACAACTTCAAGAATAAGTAAAGGCCCCCAGTGCGACCTGCGGGGATCCCTGTCCCTGGGCAGCGTGCCCCTCATCAGATGACCCCTCTGCCAGTCCCTCCTGGGTCAGGGGTCAGAGGGTATGGGGGCTCAGGACAATGCCTCCCTGAAAGGAAGGTTGTCACATTGTCCTTGGCCTCTTGTCTCCCACCTCTTTGTCTCTGGGAGCTGTTTCCCAGCCATTCTGATCTTTTCTCCTGACTTAGTCCCAGTGAAATATCTCAGCCCAGTCCTGCGTTCCCTTTGGGTGTCTCACGTAAGGCTCTGAGAGAGGGACAGGGAGAAGGTGTCCTAGGACAGGTGTGCTTCAGAACCAGCATGACCCTCACAGATTATTCTAGAACAGCTCCATATTGCTCGGGTGAGGGACTAGGGAACAGAGAGGCTCAGGGACTTGACTGAGGCCACATGGCAAATCAGAGGGAGAGCTGGGCCTTGAATTTTGGGCTCTGGAGACCCAGGAGGAGAAGTGGGGCAGGTTTGGGAAGGAAATAAGCAAAGAGGGAGGGTGATCATTGTGAGCATGGGAGAAGTTGTAGGAAATGAGAAGTGTATCTGGTCAGGACAAGAACCAGAAAGGAGGCCATGAGGTAGGGCAGGGAGTAAAGGGGCCAGAAAGTGTGGGGTTCTAAGGACGGGCCTTGGAAGTGCCCCTGAGGTCTCTTTTCTCATTGTATAGAAACCAAAGCCTGAGGCTTGGGCTGGGCCCCACCCTGCCATACCTGCCTAGTGGGCTCTGGAGGCAGCAAGAAGAGAAAGTTCTGTGCTCTGCCTGGGGGTACATGACTAAGCCGGAGCAGGTACACAGGCTCAGACTGCAGGAGAGCAAACAAGGCCTATGACAGGGTGTGACCCTCCCCCCCAATTCCCTAGGGCAAAAACCAATAGGGCTAATCCTGCAGCAGGTGGAATCAGACAGGTGCAGGACAGGAAAGGCCTGAGGCAACTGACAGGCCCCTGTTGTCAGGTGCTCACACCTGTGTGCATGCAcctgtgtgcgtgcatgtgcgtATACTCTCACCCATACTGCCCCTACCCCGGAGTCGTCAAAGCCCCTTCCCGTGGAGCCAGGCTGAGCTCCAGGCTGGGGCAGAAGGAGGAGCTGGAAGGGGGCAGAGGGCCTGGCAGCTGCTCAGGTTGTTCTCGGCAGCATGCCGCCAAGGCAGGGGAGGACTGAGGCTTTGCAGATATTTCCATAACTCTTCCACAGGACCTGAGAGATGGTGATTTTGGGGGGGCTGTCTGCATCCTGCTCCCCCACCACTGCGGCCTCGGGCTGCTCCTGCTGCGTCCCCAGCAGTTTGTGGATCCTGCTGAGTTCTTGCTTCTGACACCTTGTTTTGAATCCTTGAATAAACACTGGGCTAGGCCCGTGCCCTCTCTTCCTCTGCCCCATGTTTGCTGAGGTCCTCTGGTAGGCCAGAAGTCGGTGCCTGGGGGAAAaggctggggagaggggcagagggagggagtACAGGCTCCAGCAGTACGGGTGTGTTGTAAGCAGCCTGTAATAAGCATGGCTATTATTGTTTGTTCTCCCTCCCCCAGGTAGTGCAGCCTTTGTCTTTTAATTCACATCGATCCCTGTCCCCTCCCGAGGAAAAGTTACATGGAAAAGTCAGGGAAATTTGATTTAGTAGACCCAACACCTAGTTTTTCAGGAGTGTCATTAGGAGCAGGGTTAAGGGGGAAAATCCGACACCTCTGGCTATCAGCGGGATGGAGACAAAGCTGCCCCCAAACCAGGCCCCTCCTTTTCTGCAGGTTTGAAGATGAAATCAACCGTCGTGCGGCGGCTGAGAATGAATTTGTGGTGCTGAAGAAGGTGAGGGGGACGGACAGGCTGGGGGTGGATGGTCTGAAAACAGACAGGATAGGGGGCCATGAGGCCACCTCACCTGAGCAGCAGCGGGGACCTGTGACCTGAGTCTGGCATGGGCTCTGCAAGAGTGaagggcttggagagagagggatCTGCGAGCCCCTCCAGCCCGGCAGGTCCCGTGTAggtgtgtgtgcgcacgtgtgTCTCTGTGTCTGGTGAGTGACTAGCCTTGATTCTGGGCCCCAGGGGGTAGAAATAAGACTAAGGATGGAGGTAAGAGAAGCAGATTTCAACCCTAAATAAGGAAGTGCTCTCACATTCAGAACATTTCATTACAGGCAGAGGTGACACAGGGCAGGCctgaaatatttgctgaatgagtggGATGGGCTGCCTTGGGGCAGAGTGAGCTCCCCGCCAATGGAGGTGTACAAGTCCAGGGTGGAAGCCTTTTTGAGTGTGCTAGAGGGGCTTGAACTGCATGCCCTTTAGGAGTCTGATTCAATCAGTGCCACCCTCAGCTGAGCAGCTTGGTGTTCTAGGTCCATGCATGGAAAGGTTTCCTGCCCTGGGGTGCTGGGCACTGGGCAACTCAGAGATGAATAAAAGTGgaccctgccctcaaggagtttagAGTACAGCTCGCAGGGGCCCAGACATCATCTCAGCCCATGCTGAGAGTATGATCTGTGGCCCTCCTGTGTCAGAATTACCTAGGTTGCAAGTTAAACATTTAGGTTTGGGATTTATCATTATCTGGGAGCAGTGTCCTGGACTCTGAAAGATTTTATGTTCCCCATTTTACCGATGAGAGGTTGAGGCTCCTAGAGTTGAAGCGATTTGTTCCAGATCACACAGGCAGTAGATGGTGGAGGCAGGAGAGCGTCCACACCATCAAAGGCTTTGGGAACTGGTTAAGAGCTGGTTCTGGGACTTCAGGATGCTCTGGGTTAGCAGGGTTGAGAAGGCACCTCCACTCCGGAGAAAGCACTGAGATATACCTGTCATACAGTCTGGGACGGTCCAGTGCTGGAAGCTTCTGGCGCTAGCCAGGGCAGTCAGCCTACAGAAACTGTGGGTGATGGGCAGTGGCGTTTGGCCCTGTGGGTTGGACGGTGCTGGCTTTGTCCCACCCCAACTAAATGTCCAGGTGCTGAGGACATGGTGTCCCTCTGTCCCCTCCCGTCACCATCCCCTAGGATGTGGACGCCGCTTACATGAACAAGGTGGAGCTGGAGGCCAAGGTGGGCGCCCTGACCGAGGAAATCGACTTCCTTAAGACTCTCTATGAGACGGTGAGGCCCTCTGGAGTCTGAGACATGTCACATCTTTTACCTCCTAACCGGGGAGCCATCCCGTCCAGCCCCTACCTCTGGGCTGTGTATGCATTTGGGGCAGGGGCATTTAACCCACTGCTTGTCCTTTGTGGACTCAGGAATCTATGGGATTTCGGAGGAGCTGGAAGTAGCAAAGCAGGGTGAGGTCAGTGAACATTGGCCTTTGTGGACACAGGATGGCTGTAGCATTTGTCGGGAAAGGGGTTTGGGAGGGGCTGAAAGGATCTGGGAGCAGGTTGGAGGATCCCAGGCTGGGACGGCATTCCCAGgtgggctgggtggggtgggtagGGAGAGATGGAGTGCCTGGGGGCTTCTACTCAGAGGGACTGGGTGTGTGGTCACCGCCAACTGGGCCACTTTATCTGTCCTCGCCTCCCGTCTAGCTCTTCTGTCTCCTGCTTACCCTGCCCTGGCCTGCCAGCTCCTTGCCCCTCAGGGAGATTTAaaagcctcccctcccccagctgtgTGAGTCTCTGCTGTTGGACAGGAGATAGGGCGGCCCCGCATCTGGCAGGGGTCTGGGTGGGGCATATTATTAAGCATGTGGGGCTAATTACAGACCAGTCATCTGTTCTCTTCCTTCTAGTTTTTTTGTCTGACATCCACCCTCTGTTAGCCCCTCGGAGTGGATTTCCACACGTGTGTTCATTTCACAGGCTGGATCCCTGAGGCTCCTCTTGGACACTCCTAAAATCAGTGcaggaaaaaaattccagaagATTAAGTAAAACGTACAATTGAAAACAGAACACCTATACCCACCCCACAATTAGCATTTGGTAGCTACCTTTCCAGGCCCCCTTTTTAaaggaatatatgtgtgtgtgtgtatatataaaaatataaagtcaaaATAGAATCATACTTTTCTTCATGCAACAATATACCATGGGCATAATTTCCTGTCAATAAGTACAGCCCTGGCGTATTTTGAAAGACCACAGAGGGTTCCCTTACAGGATGGGATCCAACTGACTTCACCCGTTTGCTATCGACCCCCTTCCCAGCAGAACTCTTACCCCCTTTTGGGGAGCCAGGGAGCCGTTTAGCTTGTGCTGTCTGTGTCCTCCTGCTGCCCCAGGACTCACGCCCACTCCATCCTCTCCTGACTCTTTCTTTCACTTCCCTCCGTATGGGGGGAGTCCCATCGTGGGGGTGGGAGCGGGGGGTGTGTGTCATCCTGGCCCCCGACGTTCTGCCTGGTCCCTGTAGGAGCTGACGGAGCTGCAGGCTCAGATCTCGGACACGTCTGTGGTCCTGTCCATGGACAACAGCCGCTCCCTGGACCTGGACGGCATCATCGCCGAGGTCAAGGCCCAGTACGAGGACATCGCCAGCCGCAGCCGGGCCGAGGCCGAGGCCTGGTACCAGACCAAGGTGTGCGGCTGCTGGGGGGCATATTCCTGCCTCCTGGCAGGGCCCTTTGTGGCAGCTCTTCTTACCCCTCCTCTTCTCTCAAGCCCTTTGGGGTCTGGGGTCCACCATTCTGGCAGGTGCCAGTGGGGAAGTCTGTGGTGCTGTCCGCTGCTCTGGGAAGGAGACCAGAGGGCCAAGCCCCTGCCATTGGGGAGATCCCGACCCAGTGGGAGGATGGGGCAGAGGAAATAGACATGGGTTAATAATTATTGTAGCTAAAGTTTGTCAAGGCATACATAGTGCTAGACAATGTTTCAAATACCTTACTGTATTGACTCAATCCAAACAACAGCCTTACCGTGTAGGCAGTggtattatcccattttacagatgagggcacTGATGCATTAAGTATTTTGCTTAACTGCACACATTTAGCAGAGTGGGGAGCAGGGACTAGATCCTGGGTTCTGGGCCCCCGGAACTGGGTGGTTTAACTGTTGCACATACTGGGTGGCAGAAGGACAGCTGGCTGTGTAGGTGCTGAGGGAACAGGGTGAGGGTGAGAGATGCTGGGGTGAATCCAGGAAGTGTTCCTAGAGGAGGGGAGTCTGAGGCAGGGTTCTGCCATTGATTTGCCTGGGGAATCCTGGGGCAGTGCCTTCCCTTCTTTGGGCCTCActgtcctcatctgtgaaatgggtggTACAGGTGAGGGGGTTAACAGGTGAGGATCTCAGGCTTTCAGGGGTTCTTCAGCACTCAGACATCATGGGGATGGGAGGAGTCCTGGGATCAGCAGGGATGGGTCCCGAGGAAGCTGGAAGGAGACAGAACCTCTTCTCCACCCCACTGCCAGTAGTCTGGCTTCCAGGGGTTGGGAGAAGCTTACTGGAAGTCAGACTGACTCCCTGGAAATATGAGCCAGGCGGGCTTGTCTCTCAGAATCTGTGGCCTTCCTTGGCTCGGGAGGTGGGTGAGTCACCGGTAATCAGTGCCCACCCTGGCCATACTTCTCCATATGGACCTTCCAGTTTGAGACCCTCCAGGCTCAGGCAGGGAAGCATGGGGACGACCTCCGGAACACTCGGAATGAGATTGCGGAGATGAACCGGATCATCCAGAGGAAGC from Tamandua tetradactyla isolate mTamTet1 chromosome 7, mTamTet1.pri, whole genome shotgun sequence includes:
- the KRT7 gene encoding keratin, type II cytoskeletal 7 isoform X1, encoding MSIQFSSQVFSSRSASLPGRGAQVRLSPGRPVGFSSSSLLGLGVSRPRGALHSAYGGPVGAGIREVTINQSLLAPLRVDIDPSIQQLRQEEREQIKALNNKFASFIDKVRFLEQQNKLLETKWALLQEQKLAKSSHLPSIFEAHISGLRRQLDTLQADGGRLEAELRTMQDVVDNFKNKFEDEINRRAAAENEFVVLKKDVDAAYMNKVELEAKVGALTEEIDFLKTLYETELTELQAQISDTSVVLSMDNSRSLDLDGIIAEVKAQYEDIASRSRAEAEAWYQTKFETLQAQAGKHGDDLRNTRNEIAEMNRIIQRKQAEIDNIKNQRAKLEATIAEAEEHGELALKDAHAKQEELEAALQRARQDMARQLREYQELMNVKLALDVEIATYRKLLEGEESRLAGDGTGAINITAVNSTGGGGSGLVFGGTMGSNALSFSSGGGSGALKAYSIRTTSATHRSGRN
- the KRT7 gene encoding keratin, type II cytoskeletal 7 isoform X2, which gives rise to MSIQFSSQVFSSRSASLPGRGAQVRLSPGRPVGFSSSSLLGLGVSRPRGALHSAYGGPVGAGIREVTINQSLLAPLRVDIDPSIQQLRQEEREQIKALNNKFASFIDKVRFLEQQNKLLETKWALLQEQKLAKSSHLPSIFEAHISGLRRQLDTLQADGGRLEAELRTMQDVVDNFKNKFEDEINRRAAAENEFVVLKKDVDAAYMNKVELEAKVGALTEEIDFLKTLYETELTELQAQISDTSVVLSMDNSRSLDLDGIIAEVKAQYEDIASRSRAEAEAWYQTKFETLQAQAGKHGDDLRNTRNEIAEMNRIIQRKQAEIDNIKNQRAKLEATIAEAEEHGELALKDAHAKQEELEAALQRARQDMARQLREYQELMNVKLALDVEIATYRKLLEGEESRLAGDGTGAINITVNSTGGGGSGLVFGGTMGSNALSFSSGGGSGALKAYSIRTTSATHRSGRN